Proteins from a single region of Platichthys flesus chromosome 16, fPlaFle2.1, whole genome shotgun sequence:
- the LOC133971188 gene encoding uridine-cytidine kinase-like 1: MENEQQTASSSNRGGGSLDQLLPSVSKGLTPRKKTTSQCKSDPPLLRTAKRTVYTAGRPPWYNEHGTQSKEAFVIGLCGGSASGKTTVAMKIIEALDVPWVVLLSMDSFYNVLTQDEQMLAASNCYNFDHPDAFDFGLLTQTLRSLKQGKSVKIPVYNFTTNDRRKEWKTVYGANVIIFEGIMAFTDKEILQLLDMKIFVDTDSDIRLLRRLRRDITDRGRDVERVIKQYNRFVKPAFEQYIEPTMRLADIVVPHGGTNMVAIDLIVRHVQSQLEERELGVRAALASADQGQPLPETLSILESTPQVRGMHIIIRNMETSRDDLIFYSKRLMRLLIERAISFLPSQVHLVQTPQEEDYEGRSFHGNRITGVSILRAEETMEPALRAVCKDFRIGKILIQTNQETAEPELHYLRLPKDISEDHVILMDGTVCTGAAAMMAVRVLLDHGVQEDRILLVSLLMAEMGVHSVAYAFPQVKIITTAVDKNVNDLFHIIPGMGNFGDRFFGTEPGPDWSDEEMDEPSY, encoded by the coding sequence ATGGAGAACGAGCAGCAAACAGCCTCTTCATCAAACCGTGGAGGTGGATCGCTGGACCAACTCCTCCCCTCAGTGAGCAAAGGCCTGACACCTCGGAAAAAAACCACCAGCCAGTGCAAGTCTGACCCTCCTCTCCTACGCACCGCCAAACGAACCGTCTACACCGCTGGACGCCCGCCATGGTACAACGAACATGGAACCCAGTCCAAAGAGGCCTTCGTCATTGGTCTGTGTGGCGGCAGCGCTTCAGGAAAGACAACAGTAGCCATGAAAATCATTGAGGCTCTAGATGTGCCTTGGGTTGTGCTGCTTTCAATGGACTCTTTTTACAATGTCCTCACCCAAGATGAGCAGATGTTGGCCGCCAGTAACTGCTATAACTTTGACCACCCTGATGCCTTTGACTTTGGTTTGCTGACACAAACCCTGCGCAGCCTCAAACAAGGCAAGAGCGTTAAAATCCCTGTGTATAACTTTACAACCAATGATAGACGGAAGGAGTGGAAAACTGTGTATGGAGCCAATGTTATCATCTTTGAAGGAATCATGGCCTTTACAGATAAAGAGATCCTACAGTTGCTGGACATGAAGATTTTTGTGGACACCGATTCTGACATTCGCTTGCTGCGCCGGTTGAGGAGGGACATTACTGATAGGGGGCGAGACGTGGAGCGCGTCATTAAACAATACAACAGGTTTGTGAAGCCAGCGTTTGAGCAGTACATAGAGCCCACAATGCGCCTGGCTGATATTGTGGTGCCGCATGGTGGAACCAACATGGTGGCCATTGATCTGATCGTGCGGCATGTACAAAGTCAGCTGGAGGAGCGCGAGCTCGGTGTCAGGGCAGCCCTGGCATCTGCAGACCAGGGACAACCACTCCCCGAGACCCTCAGCATCCTGGAGAGCACACCCCAGGTTAGGGGTAtgcacatcatcatcagaaATATGGAAACCAGCCGCGATGATTTGATCTTCTACTCCAAGAGGCTGATGCGTCTGTTGATCGAGAGAGCgatctccttcctcccctcacaGGTCCACCTAGTCCAGACCCCTCAAGAAGAGGATTATGAAGGCCGGTCCTTTCATGGGAATAGGATCACGGGCGTTTCCATCCTGCGAGCCGAGGAGACCATGGAGCCGGCACTCAGGGCCGTCTGCAAAGACTTCCGCATCGGCAAGATCCTCATTCAGACCAACCAGGAAACAGCAGAACCAGAGCTTCACTACCTGCGTCTACCTAAAGACATCAGTGAGGATCATGTGATTCTGATGGATGGCACTGTGTGCACTGGAGCTGCTGCCATGATGGCTGTACGAGTCCTGCTGGATCATGGTGTTCAGGAGGACAGAATCCTGCTGGTGTCTCTGCTAATGGCGGAAATGGGAGTCCACTCAGTGGCCTACGCGTTTCCACAGGTTAAAATCATCACAACAGCCGTCGACAAGAATGTCAATGACCTCTTCCACATCATACCTGGCATGGGAAACTTTGGGGATCGATTCTTTGGAACGGAGCCAGGTCCTGACTGGAGCGATGAAGAAATGGACGAGCCCAGTTACTAA
- the prr36b gene encoding PHD finger protein rhinoceros, translating to MKPDGVATAAMEPMEALDSNPGNEAAPAVGQEPNQAASPAEEETPQQHVGDTVQVEPQPEQAKDAPAAKTGNKSSGDSKAKTPNKTTAKTKPSSTIQTKTTTGSRPNTSQSRISNGTSKPQTNGVAKKATTALDKKSTPTSAPAKRPTGTAGVPAAKSKVGEKKSPGATTTTTNSAKPMAGPTAARKTPSSSAIGVKSSTTAAAPRKPIGLKTAPPSKPATAAAQKPDKAAAPKTARPTTGTSASSRPATGATRQPLAGAAKSSPAASKPPTPRTPSSAAKPAAAKPTSSTPSGGKAPTSQTSRNSTPVKKDVTKPSTPLKKAADSPLTRTPITTKSAKTETPKTASKSDTPTKKPTSATTKSVDTKTPTRPKPLESKSTPYKPPVSKSAGAKTPTPKKTVGSSTPTPVKRGPKATTAAQPEMEIAAAVAAAASIATAAAAIAVPEDPEPEPLADVAVELTATTPEAVQEKTSEPTAVPTPEPVREPTPEPIREPTPEPAREPTPEPIREETPEPLYEPVEVKQPSPEPLAEPLSQLSLEEDLGADSFHDQASSVPVSAQMDLFKFQESVPSLGTTVMSPPCSPPGPVSPVREPQNASSGLDMHFQSNPWDTNQHLASSDFVSESTVGMMNFQTVEERENKERFSHETREEEEEEEEEDDDEEEKIMFMPPSTATSAEAFNMKAQSPLFAVSPLDDFSPRDLTSPHEKEEAVEKADEEINEDDDEEEEDEDEEQRRLGHQPLSFTTDMSTSQPSEEFQVRSSAFGGSAGWHGDDLLSGLDSEDVSSCTSSRQQGVSDLSSTQHTAILEGTQSSDAMIDSSLRGSEGDGNLMGSPNVETLANEEEEDEDEEDERVDDMDLSSERIEERHKVFQQQEHDEEDDEDVEMHSEGVTESCGNVDEDDFNEEEHLDNLNRSAPPPCIPPAASWGQTNPFADTWGQPASLLPVSSPSPVSDHGAAESETPTQSPAQTCFDGSGPSFVSQPEAQQLQSAHEEMKGSEEEQDLLAGPAMGMSKSGTGLSAHSDTSTPEELRDYDSSSGVESRSDKQHTPVPASVQPDMEQDLGIHLEKGDGEEEEAETLPADEVLGTGPPTAPASAPSSPSTSGDEASDTEGEMQINDPDAPMMMDESAGFESPTPTGNLPALDEDEEAAAAGDCEEDGGGATPQSAHSVASYGFDCTTSNSNAHSMAESCGKSPGIFSLENEEQLPEEAKDPSFIKELTLPSAAATAYTDDLLGRPVDLMPLGLPGGMAPSLDEHHYMLGGKVGADHLGGVDPLGSSRHFGAQESGDTDDSQPPYYSTICDKTDSFLAGNV from the exons ATGAAGCCGGATGGGGTAGCCACGGCAGCAATGGAGCCAATGGAAGCATTGGATTCCAATCCAGGAAATGAGGCAGCACCCGCCGTAGGACAGGAGCCCAACCAGGCAGCCAGTCCGGCGGAAGAGGAGACACCACAGCAGCATGTAGGAGATACGGTTCAGGTGGAGCCTCAGCCCGAGCAGGCCAAGGACGCCCCAGCTGCTAAGACCGGCAACAAGTCCTCAGGAGACTCCAAAGCCAAGACTCCAAACAAGACCACGGCCAAGACAAAACCTTCCTCCACCATCCAAACCAAGACCACAACTGGCTCACGGCCCAACACATCCCAGAGCCGCATCTCAAACGGCACGTCGAAGCCTCAGACCAACGGAGTGGCCAAGAAAGCCACGACCGCTCTGGACAAAAAGAGCACCCCGACCTCAGCGCCCGCCAAAAGACCAACAGGCACGGCTGGAGTGCCCGCCGCCAAGAGCAAAGTGGGTGAGAAGAAGTCCCCCGGtgccactaccaccaccaccaactcTGCCAAGCCGATGGCTGGACCAACCGCAGCCAGGAAGACGCCGTCCTCATCTGCCATTGGTGTAAAAAGCAGCACCACTGCAGCTGCTCCGAGGAAGCCCATAG gtcTAAAAACTGCACCTCCGTCCAAacctgccactgctgctgcacagaagCCTGATAAGGCCGCCGCTCCCAAGACAGCCAG GCCAACAACCGGCACATCGGCGTCATCTCGTCCAGCCACAGGCGCAACACGGCAGCCCCTCGCAGGTGCAGCCAAGAGCTCCCCCGCTGCATCCAAACCCCCCACTCCGAGAACCCCGTCCTCCGCCGCCAAGCCGGCTGCCGCCAAACCAACCTCCTCGACCCCCTCTGGTGGCAAAGCTCCCACATCACAAACATCCAGAAACTCAACCCCTGTGAAGAAAG ATGTTACCAAACCATCAACCCCACTCAAAAAGGCTGCAGATTCTCCTCTCACCCGCACCCCAATCACTACGAAGAGCGCCAAAACAGAGACCCCCAAAACAGCCTCAAAATCAGACACCCCCACCAAAAAGCCTACAAGTGCCACCACCAAGTCTGTGGACACAAAGACACCCACCCGCCCAAAACCACTAGAGAGTAAGTCCACACCCTACAAACCGCCCGTCTCCAAATCGGCTGGAGCCAAGACCCCCACCCCCAAGAAAACTGTGGGCAGCAGCACCCCGACCCCGGTGAAGCGTGGCCCCAAAGCGACAACAGCTGCCCAACCTGAAATGGAAATTGCCGCCGCTGTAGCGGCTGCTGCCTCTATTGCTACGGCTGCAGCTGCCATCGCCGTGCCAGAGGACCCAGAACCAGAACCGCTCGCTGACGTAGCTGTAGAGCTGACTGCTACAACTCCTGAAGCAGTACAAGAAAAAACCTCAGAGCCCACAGCAGTACCAACCCCAGAACCTGTACGTGAACCAACCCCAGAACCCATTCGAGAACCAACACCAGAACCCGCTCGAGAACCAACACCAGAACCCATACGAGAGGAAACACCTGAGCCTCTTTATGAACCAGTAGAGGTAAAACAACCATCTCCAGAACCCCTTGCAGAACcactgtctcagctgtcattaGAGGAAGACCTAGGAGCTGATTCTTTCCATGATCAAGCCTCCAGTGTTCCCGTGTCGGCCCAGATGGACCTTTTCAAATTCCAGGAGTCGGTTCCTTCCTTGGGAACGACTGTCATGTCTCCTCCTTGCTCCCCACCAGGCCCAGTTTCTCCAGTCAGGGAGCCACAGAACGCTTCCTCTGGGCTGGACATGCACTTTCAGTCTAACCCCTGGGACACGAACCAGCACTTGGCCTCGTCTGACTTTGTGTCAGAGAGCACAGTCGGCATGATGAACTTCCAGACtgtagaggagagggagaataAAGAACGATTCTCACATGagacgagggaggaagaggaggaggaggaggaggaagatgacgACGAAGAGGAGAAGATCATGTTCATGCCTCCCTCCACAGCTACATCTGCAGAGGCCTTTAACATGAAGGCACAAAGTCCCTTGTTCGCTGTCTCGCCCTTGGACGATTTCAGCCCCAGGGACCTGACCTCCCCTCATGAAAAGGAGGAGGCAGTGGAAAAGGCTGATGAAGAGAtcaatgaggatgatgatgaggaggaagaggatgaagatgaggaacagaggagaCTAGGCCATCAGCCTTTGTCCTTCACCACTGACATGAGCACTTCTCAGCCCTCTGAGGAGTTCCAGGTCCGCTCCTCAGCCTTCGGCGGCTCGGCGGGCTGGCACGGTGATGACCTCCTGTCCGGGTTGGACTCGGAGGACGTGAGCAGCTGCACCAGCAGCCGGCAGCAGGGAGTCTCTGACCTCAGCAGCACCCAGCACACAGCCATCTTAGAGGGCACCCAGAGCTCGGATGCCATGATCGATTCAAGCCTCCGTGGCTCCGAGGGAGATGGTAATCTCATGGGTTCGCCCAACGTGGAAACCCTGGccaatgaagaagaggaggacgaggatgaagaggatgagcgGGTGGATGATATGGACTTGAGTTCAGAGAGGATAGAGGAGCGCCACAAGGTgttccagcagcaggagcatgatgaggaggacgatgagGATGTAGAGATGCACAGTGAAGGCGTCACAGAGAGCTGTGGAAACGTAGATGAAGATGACTTCAATGAGGAGGAGCATTTAGACAACCTCAATcgctctgctccccccccctgCATCCCACCAGCCGCCTCCTGGGGCCAGACCAACCCTTTCGCTGATACCTGGGGTCAACCAGCCTCActgctccctgtctcctcccccaGCCCGGTGTCTGACCATGGGGCAGCCGAATCTGAAACCCCAACTCAGTCTCCTGCCCAGACATGTTTTGACGGCAGTGGCCCTTCCTTCGTTTCTCAGCCAGAGGCCCAGCAGCTCCAGTCAGCCCACGAGGAGATGAAGGGCTCCGAGGAGGAACAGGACCTTCTGGCTGGCCCGGCTATGGGCATGTCTAAGAGTGGCACAGGTCTGTCTGCTCACAGTGACACCAGCACGCCAGAGGAACTCCGGGACTACGACAGCAGCTCTGGGGTGGAGTCGCGCTCTGACAAGCAGCACACCCCGGTGCCTGCTTCAGTCCAGCCTGACATGGAGCAGGACCTGGGCATCCACTTGGAGAAAggtgatggagaagaggaggaggccgagaCGCTCCCTGCCGACGAGGTCCTAGGAACCGGACCCCCAACTGCCCCAGCATCGGCCCCTTCTTCCCCCTCCACCTCGGGAGACGAGGCCAGTGATACTGAGGGTGAGATGCAGATCAACGACCCAGACGCACCGATGATGATGGATGAGAGTGCTGGATTTGAAAGCCCCACTCCAACCGGTAATCTGCCAGCTCTCGACGAAGATGAGGAGGCAGCAGCCGCTGGAGACTGCGAAGAGGACGGGGGCGGGGCCACTCCCCAGTCGGCCCACTCTGTGGCGTCTTATGGCTTCGACTGCACCACGTCCAACTCCAACGCCCACTCGATGGCCGAGAGCTGCGGAAAGAGCCCGGGGATCTTCTCCCTGGAGAACGAGGAGCAGCTGCCCGAGGAGGCCAAGGACCCGTCCTTCATCAAGGAGCTGACCCTGCCATCGGCGGCCGCCACTGCCTACACAGACGACCTGCTGGGTCGACCTGTGGACCTGATGCCACTGGGCCTTCCTGGAGGAATGGCGCCCAGCCTAGACGAGCACCACTACATGCTGGGTGGAAAGGTTGGCGCAGACCACCTCGGGGGGGTCGATCCACTGGGGTCCAGTCGCCACTTCGGGGCCCAGGAGTCCGGTGACACCGACGATAGCCAGCCACCGTACTACTCTACCATTTGTGATAAGACTGATAGTTTTCTTGCAGGTAACGTATAA